A genome region from Streptomyces antimycoticus includes the following:
- a CDS encoding L-aspartate oxidase, with product MAITERRLSTMVLVIGTGGAGLRAAIELAEAGVDVLAVGKRPKEDAHTALAAGGINAALGTMDPEDSWQQHAADTLKESYLLADPRTVQIVTQGAARGIDDLERYGVAFAREEDGRISQRFFGAHKFRRTAFAGDYTGLEIQRTLIRRAEQLDIPVLDGVYITRLLVHDGAVFGAYGFDLTHGTRYLIHADAVILAAGGHTRIWRRTSSRRDENTGDSFRLAVEAGARLRDPELVQFHPSGIIEPENAAGTLVSEAARGEGGTLRNALGERFMTRYDPARMELSTRDRVALASYTEIKEGRGTPNGGVWLDVSHLPRHTIMTRLPRVYQTLLDLQMLDITRDPIEIAPTAHYSMGGVWVRPEDHSTDVRGLYAIGEASSGLHGANRLGGNSLIELLVFGRITGQAAAAYSASLTAQPRSASAVAAARAEIDDLLAADGRENVRALQRAIRNTMTEHAGVVRDEEGLRAGLVELALIEKRMQDVGVHPDIAGFQDLAHAFDLKSAALSARATLEAALERRETRGCHNRSDYPDLDPALRVNLVWSPTTGITHESIPAAPDEISSLMEEVSTEGKLAE from the coding sequence ATGGCTATCACCGAACGACGTCTTTCCACCATGGTGCTGGTGATCGGCACCGGAGGGGCCGGGCTGCGGGCGGCGATCGAACTGGCCGAGGCCGGTGTCGACGTCCTCGCGGTCGGCAAGCGCCCCAAGGAGGACGCCCATACCGCCCTCGCCGCCGGAGGGATCAACGCCGCCCTGGGCACCATGGATCCCGAGGACAGCTGGCAGCAGCACGCCGCCGACACGCTCAAAGAGAGCTATCTGCTGGCCGATCCCCGCACGGTCCAGATCGTCACCCAGGGCGCCGCCCGGGGAATCGACGACCTGGAACGCTACGGCGTGGCCTTCGCCAGGGAAGAGGACGGGCGGATCTCCCAGCGCTTCTTCGGCGCGCACAAATTCCGGCGCACCGCCTTCGCCGGTGACTACACCGGCCTGGAGATCCAGCGCACCCTCATCAGACGCGCGGAGCAGCTCGACATCCCCGTGCTCGACGGCGTGTACATCACCCGGCTCCTGGTCCATGACGGGGCCGTTTTCGGCGCGTACGGCTTCGACCTCACGCATGGAACGCGCTATCTGATCCACGCCGACGCCGTCATTCTCGCGGCGGGTGGCCATACCCGTATCTGGCGCCGCACCTCCTCACGGCGCGACGAGAACACGGGCGACTCCTTCCGCCTGGCCGTGGAGGCCGGAGCCCGGCTGCGCGACCCCGAGCTGGTGCAGTTCCATCCCTCCGGGATCATCGAGCCGGAGAACGCGGCCGGCACCCTCGTCAGCGAGGCCGCACGGGGTGAGGGCGGCACGCTGCGCAATGCGCTCGGGGAACGGTTCATGACCCGCTACGACCCGGCGCGTATGGAGCTGTCCACCCGCGATCGCGTGGCCCTGGCCTCCTACACGGAGATCAAGGAAGGGCGCGGGACTCCCAACGGCGGAGTGTGGCTCGACGTCTCCCATCTGCCACGGCACACGATCATGACGAGGCTCCCCCGCGTCTATCAGACGCTGCTGGACCTCCAGATGCTGGACATCACCCGCGATCCGATCGAGATCGCGCCCACGGCGCACTACTCGATGGGTGGGGTGTGGGTGCGTCCCGAGGACCACAGCACCGACGTCCGCGGTCTGTACGCCATCGGTGAGGCGTCGAGCGGGCTGCACGGCGCCAACCGCCTCGGCGGGAACAGCCTCATCGAGCTGCTGGTCTTCGGCCGCATCACGGGCCAGGCGGCCGCCGCCTACTCGGCGTCCCTGACCGCCCAGCCACGGTCCGCCTCGGCCGTCGCGGCGGCCCGCGCGGAGATCGACGATCTTCTCGCGGCCGACGGCCGGGAGAATGTCCGCGCCCTGCAGCGCGCCATCCGCAACACCATGACCGAGCATGCGGGAGTCGTACGCGACGAGGAAGGGCTGCGCGCCGGGCTGGTGGAGCTCGCGCTGATCGAGAAGAGGATGCAGGACGTCGGCGTGCACCCGGACATCGCCGGCTTCCAGGACCTCGCGCACGCCTTCGATCTCAAGTCCGCCGCCCTGTCGGCCCGGGCCACCCTCGAAGCGGCGCTGGAGCGGCGCGAGACCCGCGGCTGCCACAACCGCAGCGACTACCCCGACCTCGATCCCGCTCTGCGGGTCAACCTCGTGTGGTCCCCCACGACCGGTATCACCCACGAGAGCATCCCGGCCGCACCGGACGAGATCTCCTCGCTGATGGAGGAGGTCTCGACCGAGGGAAAGCTCGCCGAATGA
- a CDS encoding SDR family oxidoreductase, translated as MKIVVIGGTGLIGSKLVGKLNAQGHEAVAAAPNTGVNTLTGEGLAEVLEGASVVVDVSNSPSFEDEPVMDFFRTSTTNLLAAEAEAGVAHHVVLSVVGTDRLQGSGYFRAKQVQEDLIKASGIPYSIVHATQFFEFMSRLTDAATEGDTVHLAHVKIRPIYSDDLATAVDRAALGTPTNDVVEVAGPDEFELDQLIRDMLAAKNDPRQVVADPGAKYFDVELQETSLLPGPDAEITETKFNDWLVQQR; from the coding sequence ATGAAGATCGTAGTGATCGGTGGAACGGGGCTCATCGGCTCGAAGCTGGTCGGCAAGCTCAACGCACAGGGGCACGAGGCGGTCGCGGCGGCCCCCAACACCGGGGTCAACACGCTGACCGGCGAGGGTCTGGCCGAGGTCCTGGAGGGCGCGTCGGTCGTGGTCGACGTGTCCAACTCCCCCTCGTTCGAGGACGAGCCCGTCATGGACTTCTTCCGCACCTCCACCACCAACCTCCTGGCGGCGGAGGCCGAGGCCGGTGTGGCGCACCATGTGGTGCTGTCCGTGGTCGGCACCGACCGGCTCCAGGGCAGTGGCTACTTCCGGGCCAAGCAGGTGCAGGAGGACCTGATCAAGGCGTCCGGGATCCCGTACTCCATCGTCCACGCCACCCAGTTCTTCGAGTTCATGAGCAGGCTGACGGATGCGGCGACCGAGGGCGACACCGTTCATCTGGCCCACGTCAAGATCCGGCCCATCTACTCCGACGACTTGGCCACGGCCGTGGACCGCGCCGCGCTCGGTACCCCGACCAACGACGTGGTGGAGGTCGCGGGCCCCGATGAGTTCGAGCTCGACCAGCTCATCCGCGACATGCTCGCCGCCAAGAACGACCCCCGCCAGGTCGTCGCGGACCCGGGCGCGAAGTACTTCGATGTCGAGCTGCAGGAAACCTCGCTGCTGCCGGGTCCAGACGCGGAGATCACCGAGACCAAGTTCAACGATTGGCTGGTGCAGCAGCGCTAG
- a CDS encoding sigma factor-like helix-turn-helix DNA-binding protein, with protein MEPADAVPIAELLDERRYLLDVAYWMLGGLREAEKVVDETYRRWYGLSDAERRQITAARSWLAKTAGGICLSRLTHPDRGATGRTEDHRTETGDAEGAPARLVAEVSRVLLNALDSLPPPERAVFVLHDAFGMAPDTVADIVGRTEPECAELADRARHCLRMQRPHPTTPEEHDALVRAVRRACASEDAELLASLLCPDATAFFDGGGKVRTLIRPAHGSRRVAHSLLTLLAHRPRTTLTTHSVNGRTGLVARYDRQVAAVISLDVTDHRVAQVWVVLNPEKLRSWNRPPAPGFDHL; from the coding sequence ATGGAGCCCGCTGACGCGGTGCCGATCGCGGAGCTGCTCGACGAGCGCCGGTATCTGCTGGACGTCGCCTACTGGATGCTGGGCGGCCTCCGTGAGGCGGAGAAGGTCGTCGATGAGACCTATCGGCGGTGGTACGGGCTGTCCGACGCGGAGCGCCGGCAGATCACCGCGGCCCGGTCCTGGCTCGCGAAGACCGCGGGCGGGATCTGTCTGAGCCGGCTCACCCACCCCGACCGGGGTGCGACCGGCCGGACGGAGGATCACCGCACGGAGACCGGAGACGCCGAGGGGGCACCGGCGAGGCTGGTGGCGGAGGTCAGCCGGGTTCTGCTGAACGCACTGGACTCTCTGCCACCGCCCGAGCGGGCGGTGTTCGTGCTCCATGACGCCTTCGGCATGGCCCCCGATACGGTCGCCGACATCGTGGGGCGCACCGAGCCGGAGTGCGCCGAACTCGCCGACCGGGCCCGCCACTGCCTCCGGATGCAGCGCCCACACCCCACGACGCCGGAAGAGCACGATGCCCTCGTCCGCGCCGTCCGCCGGGCCTGTGCGAGCGAGGACGCCGAGCTGCTGGCGTCGCTGCTGTGTCCGGACGCCACGGCGTTCTTCGACGGCGGTGGCAAGGTCCGGACGCTGATCAGGCCCGCACACGGCAGCCGACGGGTCGCCCACAGCCTGCTGACCCTCCTGGCCCACCGCCCGCGCACCACGCTGACCACCCACTCCGTCAACGGGCGCACCGGCCTCGTCGCCCGCTACGACCGCCAGGTCGCCGCCGTCATCAGCCTCGATGTCACCGACCACCGCGTCGCACAGGTCTGGGTCGTCCTCAACCCCGAGAAACTGCGCTCCTGGAACCGGCCCCCCGCCCCCGGTTTCGATCACCTGTGA
- a CDS encoding YciI family protein, whose product MAKYLLLKHYRSAPAPVNNVPMDQWTPEEISAHVQYMNDFAARLEKTGEFVDGQALAPEGSWVRYDGEGRPPVTDGPFAETKDLIAGWMVIDVDSHERAVELAGELSAAPGKDGKPIHEWLEVRPFLAAKPSTTECTFK is encoded by the coding sequence ATGGCCAAGTACCTGCTGCTGAAGCACTACCGCAGTGCCCCGGCTCCGGTGAACAACGTGCCGATGGACCAGTGGACGCCCGAGGAGATCTCGGCGCACGTGCAGTACATGAACGACTTCGCGGCCCGGCTGGAGAAGACCGGCGAGTTCGTCGACGGTCAGGCGCTCGCCCCTGAGGGGTCGTGGGTGCGGTACGACGGTGAGGGGCGGCCGCCGGTCACCGACGGTCCGTTCGCCGAGACCAAGGACCTCATCGCGGGCTGGATGGTGATCGACGTCGACAGCCACGAGCGCGCCGTCGAGCTGGCCGGTGAGCTGTCGGCCGCACCGGGGAAGGACGGGAAGCCGATCCACGAGTGGCTGGAGGTGCGTCCGTTCCTGGCCGCCAAGCCCAGCACCACGGAGTGCACTTTCAAGTGA
- a CDS encoding RNA polymerase sigma factor: MNEALIRSLTPGVLGVLVRRGADFAAAEDAVQEALIEAVRVWPADPSPSSSSRGGPMRDPKGWLVTVAWRKFLDATRSDAARRLREDRVDQEPAPGPAPAVDDTLQLYFLCAHPSLTPSSAVALTLRAVGGLTTRQIAEAYLVPEATMAQRISRAKRTVSDVRFDQPGDVATVLRVLYLVFNEGYSGDVDLSSEAIRLTRQLAAQIDHPEVAGLLALMLLHHARRATRTAPDGSLVPLAEQDRGRWDTASIAEGVVILQAALARDRLGEFQAQAAIAALHADAPTVEETDWVQILEWYDELVRLTDSPVVRLNRAVAVGEADGPRAGLAALAELDDASPTSSGKGHPMPRRTAVAAYLHERDGDLATAARLYAEAAHQAPNLAERDYLTRQAARLNTRRRG; the protein is encoded by the coding sequence ATGAACGAGGCCCTGATCAGGAGCCTCACGCCGGGCGTGCTCGGAGTCCTCGTCCGCCGCGGAGCCGATTTCGCGGCGGCCGAGGACGCCGTGCAGGAGGCGCTCATCGAGGCGGTCCGCGTGTGGCCGGCCGATCCTTCCCCAAGCTCTTCGAGCAGGGGAGGCCCCATGAGGGACCCCAAGGGCTGGCTGGTCACCGTGGCCTGGCGCAAGTTCCTCGACGCCACCCGCTCGGATGCCGCCCGCCGCCTGCGTGAGGACCGTGTCGACCAGGAGCCGGCGCCCGGGCCCGCGCCCGCGGTGGACGACACGCTCCAGCTCTACTTCCTGTGCGCCCACCCGTCGCTGACGCCGTCGTCCGCGGTCGCGCTCACCCTGCGCGCCGTGGGCGGGCTGACCACCCGCCAGATCGCCGAGGCCTACCTGGTGCCCGAGGCGACCATGGCGCAGCGCATCAGCCGGGCCAAGCGCACCGTCTCCGATGTGCGATTCGACCAGCCCGGCGACGTCGCCACCGTGCTGCGCGTCCTCTACCTGGTCTTCAACGAGGGCTACTCCGGCGACGTCGACCTCTCCTCCGAGGCCATCCGGCTCACCCGGCAGCTCGCGGCCCAGATCGACCACCCCGAGGTGGCGGGGTTGCTCGCCCTCATGCTGCTCCACCACGCCCGGCGCGCCACCCGGACCGCGCCGGACGGCAGTCTGGTGCCGCTCGCCGAGCAGGACCGCGGCCGGTGGGACACCGCGTCGATCGCCGAGGGCGTGGTGATCCTGCAGGCGGCCCTCGCCCGCGACCGGCTGGGCGAGTTCCAGGCCCAGGCCGCCATCGCGGCACTCCACGCCGACGCGCCCACCGTCGAGGAGACCGACTGGGTGCAGATCCTGGAGTGGTACGACGAGCTCGTGCGCCTGACCGACAGCCCGGTCGTCCGGCTCAACCGCGCGGTGGCCGTCGGCGAGGCCGACGGCCCGCGGGCCGGCCTGGCGGCGCTCGCGGAGCTGGACGACGCGTCCCCGACCTCTTCGGGCAAGGGACACCCCATGCCCCGTCGTACCGCGGTGGCGGCGTACCTCCACGAACGCGACGGCGACCTGGCGACGGCGGCACGGCTGTACGCCGAGGCGGCCCACCAGGCACCCAACCTCGCCGAGCGCGACTATCTGACCCGCCAGGCCGCCCGGCTCAACACCCGTCGGCGCGGCTGA
- a CDS encoding DUF899 domain-containing protein produces the protein MTTAPDNPTTALPGRPPIVDPATWQAARDELLVREKAHTREGDAIAAARRRLPMVEFDGTVEVVGPDGPVPFLDLFQGRDELVVYKHMWYDAAPHQGQCEGCTTTAWHLKDAVYLNARGVSFAIVTTGRWDEVASFVDFMGYTQPWYSVRDVAAPVGGDMGYLTCFLRDGDRVFLTYSTTARGNEPANGSLGLLDMTPYGRREAWEDDPEGWPEAPQAGAPVGGHGAPICWYWRTDADGNATWGPTGRPVPQWTRPGATPVETLGRQGHHC, from the coding sequence ATGACGACCGCACCGGACAACCCGACCACCGCGCTGCCCGGCCGCCCGCCCATCGTCGACCCGGCCACCTGGCAGGCCGCCCGTGACGAGCTGCTGGTCCGCGAGAAGGCCCACACCCGCGAGGGTGACGCCATCGCCGCGGCCCGCCGCCGGCTGCCGATGGTGGAGTTCGACGGGACGGTCGAGGTCGTCGGGCCGGATGGCCCGGTCCCGTTCCTGGACCTGTTCCAGGGCCGCGACGAGCTCGTGGTCTACAAGCACATGTGGTACGACGCCGCGCCGCACCAGGGGCAGTGCGAGGGCTGCACCACCACGGCCTGGCACCTGAAGGACGCCGTGTACCTCAACGCCCGCGGTGTCTCGTTCGCCATCGTGACCACGGGCCGGTGGGACGAGGTGGCCTCCTTCGTCGACTTCATGGGCTACACCCAGCCCTGGTACTCGGTGCGCGACGTGGCCGCGCCGGTCGGCGGAGACATGGGTTACCTCACCTGCTTCCTGCGCGACGGCGACCGCGTGTTCCTCACCTACTCCACGACCGCCCGTGGCAATGAGCCGGCCAACGGGTCCCTCGGTCTGCTCGACATGACGCCCTACGGCCGCCGCGAGGCGTGGGAGGACGACCCCGAGGGCTGGCCCGAGGCCCCTCAGGCCGGTGCGCCGGTCGGCGGGCATGGCGCGCCGATCTGCTGGTACTGGCGCACGGACGCGGACGGGAACGCCACCTGGGGCCCGACCGGCCGCCCCGTACCGCAGTGGACCCGCCCCGGCGCGACCCCGGTGGAAACCCTCGGCCGGCAGGGCCACCACTGCTGA
- a CDS encoding LysR family transcriptional regulator: protein MAGVELRQLRYFVAVAEELNFGRAAERLLIAGPSLSQQIKSLERDLGVRLFDRDRRSVALTPAGAALLPHTRALLERADDLRNRAARIAGSEPVRLGYVNWLPSDVTARASSVARLHIDAWVAPSHAQAARVADGGLDLAVCWIRNDDLEKLGLSARLIGAERLYAVSAGQDTGEVRAQDTVALLDDDTTTWLSWNDYARRLAEETGVPVARITDGGITGPVFFDHVRRSGRPILNSPKGQTASLPPDLAARPVAGPKLYWTWSLVWRRDELRPAVLSTVDALTEGVGDFGIHAPDAWLPDGDPYKR, encoded by the coding sequence ATTGCGGGCGTGGAACTGCGCCAGTTGCGGTATTTCGTCGCTGTAGCCGAGGAGCTGAACTTCGGCCGGGCCGCGGAGCGGCTCCTGATCGCCGGCCCCTCCCTCTCCCAGCAGATCAAGTCGCTGGAACGGGATCTCGGCGTCCGGCTCTTCGACCGCGACCGCCGTTCGGTGGCCCTCACTCCGGCCGGAGCGGCCCTGCTCCCGCACACCCGGGCCCTGCTCGAGCGCGCTGACGACCTCCGCAACCGCGCCGCCAGGATCGCGGGCTCGGAACCGGTCCGGCTCGGCTACGTCAACTGGCTGCCCTCGGACGTGACCGCCCGCGCCTCGTCCGTGGCGCGCCTGCACATCGACGCATGGGTCGCGCCCTCCCACGCCCAGGCCGCCCGCGTCGCGGACGGCGGCCTCGACCTCGCGGTGTGCTGGATCCGCAACGACGACCTGGAGAAGCTCGGACTCAGCGCCAGACTGATCGGCGCGGAGCGGCTCTACGCCGTCTCGGCCGGGCAGGACACCGGCGAGGTCCGCGCCCAGGACACCGTCGCCCTGCTGGACGACGACACCACCACATGGCTGTCCTGGAACGACTACGCGAGGCGACTGGCCGAAGAGACCGGCGTCCCGGTGGCGCGCATCACGGACGGCGGCATCACCGGTCCCGTGTTCTTCGACCATGTGCGTCGAAGCGGGCGGCCCATTCTCAACTCGCCCAAGGGCCAGACCGCATCGCTGCCGCCCGATCTGGCCGCACGCCCCGTGGCCGGGCCGAAGCTCTACTGGACCTGGTCTCTCGTCTGGCGCCGGGACGAACTCCGCCCGGCCGTACTGAGCACCGTCGACGCCCTGACGGAAGGCGTCGGCGACTTCGGCATCCACGCGCCGGACGCATGGCTCCCCGACGGGGATCCGTACAAGCGGTAG
- a CDS encoding SDR family NAD(P)-dependent oxidoreductase gives MSTPDQKVAIITGASQGIGAGLVEAYRKLGYAVVATSRGIAPSSDPQVLTVQGDIADPATAERVAGAAIERFGRIDTLVNNAGIFVAKPFTEYTQQDYDTVTGVNLSGFFRITQLAVEQMLRQGGGHVVQITTSLVDHAHSAVASVLASLTKGGLQSATKALAIEYATRGVRSNAVSLGIIKTPMHPAEYHDTLAALHPVGRMGEISDIVDAVTYLENAPFVTGEILHVDGGQSAGH, from the coding sequence ATGAGCACTCCTGACCAGAAGGTCGCCATCATCACCGGTGCCTCCCAGGGCATCGGCGCGGGCCTGGTCGAGGCCTACCGGAAGCTCGGCTACGCCGTCGTCGCGACCTCGCGCGGGATCGCTCCCTCATCGGATCCGCAGGTCCTCACCGTCCAGGGCGACATCGCCGACCCCGCCACCGCCGAGCGGGTGGCCGGCGCCGCGATAGAGCGCTTCGGCCGCATCGACACGCTGGTCAACAACGCCGGCATCTTCGTCGCCAAGCCGTTCACGGAGTACACGCAGCAGGACTACGACACGGTCACCGGCGTCAACCTGAGCGGTTTCTTCCGCATCACCCAGCTCGCGGTCGAGCAGATGCTCCGTCAGGGCGGCGGGCACGTCGTCCAGATCACCACCAGCCTGGTCGACCACGCCCACTCCGCGGTCGCCTCCGTACTGGCCTCCCTGACCAAGGGCGGACTCCAGTCGGCGACCAAGGCCCTGGCCATCGAATACGCGACCCGCGGGGTGCGCAGCAACGCCGTGTCGCTGGGCATCATCAAGACGCCGATGCACCCGGCGGAGTACCACGACACCCTCGCCGCCCTCCACCCGGTCGGCCGGATGGGAGAGATCAGCGACATCGTCGACGCCGTCACCTACCTGGAGAACGCCCCCTTCGTCACCGGCGAGATCCTCCACGTCGACGGCGGCCAGAGCGCCGGCCACTGA